One segment of Rutidosis leptorrhynchoides isolate AG116_Rl617_1_P2 unplaced genomic scaffold, CSIRO_AGI_Rlap_v1 contig227, whole genome shotgun sequence DNA contains the following:
- the LOC139882098 gene encoding gibberellin 3-beta-dioxygenase 1-like, whose protein sequence is MNEPLAVPIIDLSDSQAAELVSSACENWGVFRVINHGISLELHDQAENQTMKLFSLPGDRKVLAARSYGGILGYGLALMSTYFQKVMWLEGFIMSGSPMEHAIRLWPDHEEDRTSFCDVFVKYQKEMKSLSEKLIEVMFSSTGVDLGEELPWMKLRLLY, encoded by the exons ATGAACGAACCGCTGGCTGTTCCGATCATTGATCTATCCGATTCACAAGCGGCCGAGCTTGTAAGTAGTGCATGTGAGAATTGGGGGGTTTTTCGAGTGATCAACCATGGAATTTCCTTGGAATTGCATGATCAAGCTGAGAATCAGACCATGAAGCTGTTTTCACTGCCCGGTGACCGGAAAGTGCTGGCTGCCCGATCATATGGCGGTATCCTCGGTTATGGACTTGCATTAATGTCCACATACTTTCAAAAGGTAATGTGGTTAGAGGGCTTCATCATGTCGGGATCTCCCATGGAGCATGCTATCAGGCTTTGGCCTGATCATGAAGAGGATCGCACTTCCTTCTG TGATGTATTTGTGAAGTACCAAAAGGAAATGAAGAGTTTAAGTGAAAAGCTCATTGAAGTCATGTTTAGCTCCACGGGGGTCGATCTGGGAGAGGAGCTCCCATGGATGAAATTAAGGTTGTTATATTAA